The following is a genomic window from Trachemys scripta elegans isolate TJP31775 chromosome 16, CAS_Tse_1.0, whole genome shotgun sequence.
TCACTCCTGGGAGTGTGTAGGCTCCTGCTTTATGGAGCTGGGGTCCGGCAGCTCGGCCTTGCACGGccagactgccccctccaaaGCTTCATActtgtgtttctttttcttcttcttcttgtgctTGGGGCTCAGGTGCTCCAGAGtgggcccctctgcccccctcaaATCATCCTCCTCCCCTCCGGGGGGTTCAGGGCCAGGATCAccgctcccccagccccagggctcctCGGGAGGCTCCTGCTTTATGGACACCAGCAGGTCCACGGGCTCCTCTTTcactctctttttcttcttcttcttcttcctggcAGACCCCAGCACCTCTGTCGCTGGCGTGGATGTGGCTGCCTCTGGGCACTGTTGCTTTGGGCTGCCCCCAAAGGGCAGGAAACGCTGCCGGAGGCCCTCTGGGACCTGGG
Proteins encoded in this region:
- the POLR1G gene encoding DNA-directed RNA polymerase I subunit RPA34 — protein: MERTALGGLPRFQCPPDFSPSPFAPEELRGLSKELWLIRAPADFSPDSLDGCAVPLVGFQTLKTKSDGTQRVFDIHSALEEPGSPYLLVSSTRPGQLSCAASFHGCMRICERFGDPSSRSPGQAVAARPAPQVPEGLRQRFLPFGGSPKQQCPEAATSTPATEVLGSARKKKKKKKRVKEEPVDLLVSIKQEPPEEPWGWGSGDPGPEPPGGEEDDLRGAEGPTLEHLSPKHKKKKKKKHKYEALEGAVWPCKAELPDPSSIKQEPTHSQE